AACAGAAAAAAGTTAAAGTAAATGCGGTGCAAATGTAATGGTCagaaataacataaaaattagcTTGGGATAAATGTGGCATGATTGtattattttagaatttttatataaaaattaatttggagtaaatataGAAcgggtataccaatttagaatttttagtggttttatcatttgtgtatatatatatatatataactaatggctaaagcccAAACAATTAACAGTAGACTAGATCATTGATGAAGCCCAAATTTGGGGGAGATCGGTCAATGCCGCACAAACCAACCTTAGAATTATATGttaaaatcaagaagcaaaTTGACAATCAACCTAAGAAAATAGCAAGTTATTCAGTTGCCTCCCACAGACAGATGCGAAGATTGACAGTAGACTAAATCATTGATGAGGCCCAAATTTCGGGGAGATCGGTCAATGCAACAAAAACCAACCTTAGAATTATATGTTAAAATCAAGAAGCAAGTTGACAATCAACCTTAGAAAATAGCAAGTTATTCAGTTGCCTCCCACAAAGACAGATGCGAAGATTGACTTCAACGAAAGCATTGGTCATCTGTCGGGATATTTGAGCTGAGGAGGTGAGCCAACAAAGAACCAATCAAAGAGATgttctgttttttattctttttcccaacCATACCCAAAAGCCAGTCACCAACTTATTATCACAACCCAAAATTCTATTTGAACTACCTCTGGCTATATAAACTCCCATCTCCTTCCTCCATTTACTCACACAAGTAGCAATCCATTCCTCTTAGCTCATTAATTTCAAGTCCTTGAGCCTTTCACAACATAAAATCCACACTCCAGTTGCTGACATGGCTACTTCCTCAAAGAGATTTGTTCTCTTCATCGTCCTAGTTCTCTCAACCGCCAACATGAGTTTCGGAGCTCGCCATCTGCTGCAAACAACTACGCCATCCATACCGTCCCTTCCCACGATACCAACACTACCAATACCGACAACTATACCATCCATACCGTCCCTTCCCACGATGCCAAAAATATCGATACCGACTTCACTACCACCATTGCCATCCATTCCCACATTGCCTACCATCCCTACGACCCTGCCTCAGCCCACATTGCCGACGCTGCCCACCACCCAGCCAACATTGCCCACCACTGCTCTGCCGCCACTTCCAAGCATGCCAACCGTGCCAACTGCCTTGCCCCCGGTGCCGGGCATCCCTACGTCTCTCCCTAAGATTCCTTCCATTCCTTTCCTCACTCCTCCTCCAGCCACCAGCCCCTGAAGATTTTAGTACCATGTCTAGTTATCTCAGTGTATCTTTAAGCTGTTGGGCTCCGCCCTTTCCTTGTAAAGATTGCTCGCATACATGTGTGTTGTGTCATTTGATATATTTTGGAATTATATTCATCATTCGCGTTGTTTTCTAGTGAGCTCTTTTGGTGCGAATAAATGTTTTTCCAGCATCTTGTATGTACCTTCTATCATATGTATTGATCAGTGACTTGGCTTCCATTCTTCCATGTCCTGTCCACTGTTTCAAGCTTGTTAGTAACTATAACATACATTATCAGTACAAAAATGTGTTCTCCGTGTACGGCCTTATCGacctttttttcattgttagtGGAGAATCGGCACTAAAAGAAAATCGACCTTTCACCGCGGCGGAATTATTGGCTAAGAAGCCTGGAGTTTTGTGGGTAAGGCTTCTTGCCACGAAAATCTTGGTGGCGGATATGTCATGGCTAAAGGCCTATGGCAATAGACCTTGGaaacaaaattgagtaattttgtAGCAGAATAGTAAACTTTTCACCGCGAAATATTTCATGACAAAAAGCATAAATACAGACTCAATagcaacaaatttttatttcgggGCTTAAGGGCCAACCTTTTTGCCACAAGATTACGTGGGTCGTTGTAGCTTCGGCATCACAAAATCCTGTGACTAATGATATGAAGCGAAGAAAGACTTTCTGACTCAATCGTCAAATTTCAAGCGCTTGAATCATCTTTGCCCACAATTATTCTAGTCAAAAGTTTAACCCGATAGGTAAGATGAGACACGAAAGTGCGAAACTCATTAAACACGTGAATTGAAGTAGTTCCAAAACCAACGAAACGAGGAAGAAATGCAAAATGGGATGAGCTATTTATAATGAAAGAGTAAAGTATGAGCTTTtcagggttaataccctaaaaaatctcatactagtacatatgtgacaaagTTGCCCGGAACtaatttttgaccaccaaaaacctcaaactagtacaattgtgataaatttaccctcggttagattccattaaattttattatcaactTGCTAAGTTTTATGACATgtgacaattgactagtatatcagtttgggatttaCTCTTTGTATATCACAGTCGTACaaattttgtggttttttatgGCATTAATCCAATTAACgaagagtatatttgtcacaaaaatacaattttgagattttttgtggtcgaaaaaattagtttctggtaaatttttttcacaagtatatcagttttagattttttgtgatcattTGGGGTACATTTGTTgcatgtgtaccaatttagagtttttcctgattgaaaaattaatttggagcaaatttgtcacaagtaccaatttagggtttttcagggtatcaACCTAAAAGTATATAAAATCCATTATTAAGTCATGTGATATTTCAATAATCTAACTTACATaacttttgtaatttaaatcaTATTAGTAATTCTATTTTCTTAGGcttaagaaatttaaattgattagGATGATTTTTCCACCATTAATATATTCAAGAttacatatattttttaaattgtatttcAAGCTGTTTTCTAAATCTATCAATCTAAAATACAAGGAGAGAAAAGGTAGATAATAACCAAGAAACAATGATACCAATACTACATTCACGAACCTTGTGTTGCGTCCTTCAGAGTCAACGCCACATTTGGAGTTCTGAACATCTTTTGGCATCAATCGAAGGTTTTCTATGTGCTCTTACAATTTTAAGGCACAGAAAACACACATCTATATCCTATTCTTATTTTAaaccaatcattttttataagtttaaattaattgtTTCGACTAAGTTTTGCTCTagattttttagcatttgaaGATGTTTAAATATTGACTTTATCTATTATTAGCATTTGAAAATAACATATAATAGTGCAGTAAACATAAATAATCGATAAGTAACACTGAACCACGAGACAAACACAGAGTTAAAGAGAAGTGTCGTATGACGAGCACTAGAATGAACACTCTCAACTCCGGCTTTATCTATATATGACAGGAACTATCCCATGAACATAATTTGTTTGTCAACACTAGACACCAATCTCAAAGGAGATAAGACTTGAAGTATTTTTAATGGAATGTTTGTATCCAGTTTTCACTCTTTCTAGGGTTAATAGCACCACCACatttagcctaaactaatttttgtgccacaaaaaatcccaaactatatTACTTGTACCCATTTGTCTTGAACTAATTTTTCATGTCGTGAAATatcccaaattagtacaatCATACAACAATTGCCCAAAACttatttttgtatcacaaaagaAATCTCTAGATCAGCCTTCTTAACCTGTTTCTTTTCAATATCCGTAAAAGCAATCTAGTCAAAAATTCAACCTTATCAACATGTGTTTAAGCCAATTATTCTATTAGAAATGGAATCCGTTGAttacttcaatttcaaaaaactctCAGATAGCTCGTAAATGCCTCATTTTCTTGACTATCCGCTTCACTTCTCAGATCTCAAGTTCAAATCATTAACTTTAAACATAGTTAAGAGTttctatttggaattttttgtgacacaaaaaagtTAGAATAAATGTGGTACAAATGTAATggtctagaattttttttataacataaaaaattagtttgggataaatatggcattattgtatcaatttgggattttttttttttacacaaaaactaatttggaataaatgtaGTATgagtatatcaatttaaaaatttagtgaTATTAACcttctttttatcatttgtgtaaaaaaaaaaaaaaaaacaaatacctAATGGCTAAAGCCCAACCACTTAACAGTAGACCGGATCTTTGACGAAGTCAAAATTTCGCGGAGATCGGTCAATGCCATACATACCAACCTTAGAATTATATGTTTAAAATCAAAAGCAAGTTAACAATCAACCTAAGAAAATAGCAAGTTATTCAGTTGCCTTGACTTCAACGAAAGCATTGGCCATCTGTCAGGAGATTTGAGCCGAAGAGGTGAGCCAACAAAGAACCAATAAAAGAGATgttctgttttttattctttttcccaacCATACCCAAAAGCCAGTCACCAACTTATTATCACAACCCAAATTTCTATTTGAACTACCTCTTGCTATATAAACTCCCATCTCCTTCCTCAATTTACTCACACAAGTAGCAATCCATTCCTCTTAGCTCATTAATTTCGAGTCCTTGAGCCTTTCACAACATAAAATCCACACTCCAGTTGCTGACATGGCTACTTCCTCAAAGAGCTTTATTCTCTTCATCGCCCTAGTTCTCTCAACCGCCAACATGAGCTTCGGAGTTCGTCATCTGCTGCAAACAACTACGCCATCCATACCGTCCCTTCCCATGATACCAACACTACCAATACCGACAACTATACCATCCATTCCGTCCCTTCCCACGATGCCAAAAATATCCGTACCGACTTCACTGCCACCATTGCCGTCCATTCCCACATTGCCTACCATCCCTACGACCCTGCCTCAGCCCACATTGCCGACGCTGCCCACCACCCAGCCAACATTGCCCACCACTGCTCTGCCGCCACTTCCAAGCATGCCAACCGTGCCAACCGCCTTGCCCCCGGTGCCGGGCATCCCTACCTCTCTCCCTAAGATTCCTTCCATTCCTTTCCTTACTCCTCCTCCAGCCACCAGTCCCTGAAGATTTTAGTACCATGTCTAGTTATCTCAGTGTATCTTTAAGCTGTTGGGCTCCGCCCTTTCCTTGTAAAGATTGCTCGCATACATGTGTGTTGTCATTTGATATCTTTTGGAATTATATTCATCATTCGCGTTGTTTTCTAGTGAGCTCTTTTGGTGCGAATAAATGTTTTTCCAGTATCCTGTATGTACCTTCCGTCATATATATTGATCAGTGACTTGGCGTCTTTCATCCATGTCTTTTTCCACCGAATCCGATCTTGTTAGTAACTATAACATACCCCATCAGTATAAAAATGTGTTCTCCACATACGGCCTTATCACCTGTTTTTCATTGTTAGTGTGGAATCGGCACTGCGGCAGAATTCTTGGCTAAGAAGCCTGGAATTTCATGGTTAAGGCTTCTTACCATGAAAATCTTCATGGCAGAGATGTCATGGCCAAAGGCCTGTGGCAATGGACTTTGGAAACGAAATCGAGTAACTTTGTAGTAGAATTATACTCTTCACCATGGGATATTCCATGGCAAAAGGCGCAAAATAGACACTCAATAGCAACAAATTTCATTTCGTGGCTAAAGGGTGGCTAAAGGGCCAACCTTTTGCAACGAAATTTACGTGCGCTATTGTAGCTTTGGCTACACAAAATTTCATGACTAAGGATATGAGGACAAGAAAGATTTTCTAGACTAAAGCATTAAATTGCGTAGTGCTTGAATCGTCTTTGCCTAAAATTATTCGATTCAAAAGTTTAACACATTAGGTAAGATGAGACCTAAAAGTGCGAAACTCGTGAAGTAGGTGATTTGAAGTATTTCCAACACCAGCGACAggaggaagaaatgaaaatgggaTGAGCTATTTATAAAGAAAGAGTGAAATCTTTCcaacatacatatacatatacatatacatatacatatgtatgcatatacatacatacatacatatatatatatatatataaaagaccCATTGTCAAttcatgtgatatttcaaaaaactaatctaactatcttttgtaatttaaatcgtgttactaattttttatcttaGGCTTGAGTAATTTAAAATGATTAAGATTATATTTtcaatcattaattttattccagctaaaaaaattgtatttaagTTATTTCCTAATCTATCAAtctaaaatacaaagaaaagttAGATAATAACCAAGAAACAACAATACCAATactactttaccaaaaaaaaataccaatacTATATTCACAAACCTTGAGGAAGGGGCCGATTTGGACGAACATCTGGCTTCCTGCCATTCATTAATCTCTGGAGAAATTTTACGAAAACAgaaaaagggaataaaaaaaatctaagtaaTAATAGAATTATGAGGCGGATATTTCCTGCACTTGTGTCGCATCCTTCAGAATCAATTACAGGTTTTCAATGTGCTCTTACAATTTTAAAACGCAGAAAACACACATCTATATcctattattaatttaaatcaattttttttagtttacaTTAATTGTTTTGACTAAGTATACTCTAGATTTGTTTAGCATTCGTAGATATTTAAATGCTAAATTTATCTATTATTAACATTTGAAAAGAACATATGAGAGTGCAGGTTTACAAGTAGATTATGAATAAGTACCACTAGGCCACGTGACAACGCAATGCCAAGGGTAATTCCACATGACAAGCATAGAGTCAAAGAGAAGTTTTGCATGATGATTATAGGAACGAACACTCTCAacttattttttggttttaacCCTATGACATAGAAGCAATAAGAAAGGACTGACTCTATTTAttggaagaaaataagtttcTTGAAATGTTGTGTATATTGTACCTTTTGAGGCAATTTTAGGTCCTGGGAGGCAATTCTAATTGGTCAATAAAAATGGATTTCAatgctatttcttttttcgttttccttagCTTACTATAGTCATCATATATAGATATGATATCCAATTAGTGGCTTTgtctgtatatatatatatatatgatagaAACGATCTCATGAACATAACTTATTTGTTAACACTTGACACCAATCTCAAAGGAACTAAGACGAGAACTATTTTTCTGTGGAATGTTTGTGTCCAGATTTCATTCTTTTTAACATCAATagcacaaaaaatcacaaattgatacacttgtctCATgtttaccttaaattaattttcgtcTCACCAAAATCTCTAACTAATACACCCGTACcatatttatctcaaactaatttttacatcacaaaaaccatcaacttatttttgtattacaaaaaaatcttaaaatcacCCTCATCAACCTATTTCTTGTCATTTCAATATCCATAAAAgtattttattccaaaaatccGACTTATCAACATGTGTATAAGCCAATTATTCTATTAGAAATGGAATTCATTGATTACTACAATTTCAGAAAACTCTCGGATAACTCATGCCTTTCTGCTTCACTTCTCATATCGCAGTCTCAAATCTCAAGCTCAAATCATTAGCTTTAACATAGTTAAGAGTTTATGCTCAGAATGTTGGAGTAAATGCAGCATGAGTAcaccaatttagaattttttttttataacataaaaattaatttagaggtAAATGTGGCACGGTTGTATCACTTTAAGatgttttttatatgaaaattattttggactaAATGTTGTATAGATATACCAAATTAGGGTTCCTAATGGTAGTGACCTTTTTTCATTACCAtttgtgaaatgaaaaaaaaaaaaaaaaaagagtaccaAATGGCTAAAGCCCATCACTTAACAGTAGACAGGATCATTAATGAAGTTCAAAATTCGGGAAGATTGGTCAATGCAACACTAACCAACCTAGAATTATATGTTAAAATCAAGAAGCAAGTTAACAATCAACCTAAAATAATAGCAAGTTGGGAAGCATGTTATTCAGTTGCCTTCCACAAAGACAGAGATGCGAAGCTTGACTTCAACAAAGCATTGGCCATCTGTCAGGAGATTTTGAGCTGAGGAGGTGAGCTGACAAAGAACCAATAAAAGAGatgttctgtttttttctttttcctaaccATACCCAGAAGCCAGTCACCAATATCACaacccaaatttatttttgaaacacCTCTTGCTATATAACCTCCCTATCTCCTTCCTCCATTTACTCACACAAGTAGCAACCCATTCCTCTCAGCTCATTAATTTCAAGTCCTTGAGTCTTTCACAACATAAAATCCACACTCTAGTTACCAACATGGCTGCTTCCTCGAAGAGCTTTGTTCTCTTCATCGCCCTAGTTCTCTCAACCGCCAATATGAGCTTCGGAGCTCGTCATCTGCTGCAAACAACTATGCCATCCATACCATCCCTTCCCACAATACCAACACTACCAATACCAACAACTATGCCATCCATACCATCCCTCCCTACAATACCAACACTACCAATACCAACAACTATGCCATCCATACCGTCCCTCCCCACAATACCAACAATATCGATACCAACAACTATGCCATCCATACCGTCCCTCCCCACAATACCAACAATATCGATACAGCCAACATTGCCCACCACTGCCCTGCCACCACCACTTCCAACCGTGCCAACCGTGCCAACTGCCTTGCCCCCGGTGCCGGGCATCCCTTCGTCTCTCCCCAATATTCCTTCCATTCCTCTCCTCACCCCTCCTCCAGCCAGCAGCCCCTGAAGATTTTAGTACCATAGAAGGCTATCTCAGTGTACTTTTAACTTGTGCGGGTCGCTCCTTTTGTTTCTAGAATCATTGTCATGCATTTGTTGTTTTGCGAGATTGTGTTTTGTGATTCTGTGTTGTCTGTGTTACGTAAGGGGGGCACCTATATGTTGTTCATGCTATTTAATAGGGAGATCTCTTTCCAGTTTCTTGTATCTGCAGATCTACTATTTATACACATCGATCAGTGATTTCTTTGTCCGCTACTATCATGGTTTTTCAATCACTCCCCAGCTTATTAGTACTCACAGTTCATTTAATCGGATTGACTTGACCACAAAATTGCAAAGATTATCATATCAATCGCAAGACATTTTGTCTGTCTGTAACAAAAATGCCTGCAGTTCTTCGAATGTGTTGTCTGACTCGCTTGAAGAGGATACACGGCTCCAACCACTAGGAGGAATTACAATTTGAATTAAAGATTTTGACCTCAGTTATTTCTTCAAAATCTATGGGACCAAGATGCAATAATCGCAATTAAGAAACCTCCTACTAAGCATATTCCAACTCAAGGTCACCCAAACGCCAGCAACTATGTATTGACAAACAGAAGATTATGAAACCCGGCCTACATGAATAGAGCAGATTAATAACAATCTGCAGCATCTACATATAACTCGAAGTTCCATCGACATCAACAGATAAGAAAAGAATAGGTAAATAGAGGATAGACAAGACTTTGAAAACCATCACCCTGAGGCATAGTATTCCATTTCCAGCTTCATCCCTTGTAGTTCAAAGAGGGCCTAAACTCAATTTCTCGGTATACTTCTCTcaattgagaaaagaaaggacaaaacagcTTTCATAGCACTGATGATCTTACTCCAAGATGGAGAGCATCAAAGATTCACTAGCGAATAGAACTACATGCAGAGATACAACTAATCTAACTCAGGCACGACACTCGATGTATAACTTGGAAGGATAACATCACATTTTAGGAATCCATTTAGTATGTTCACTCTGAATCAGAAGAATCAGCATTTGAGCTTTGCCGGACACTCCTCCTAGTTTGCGCACCAGCCCTTGAATTTACTGAGGATTCACCTTCAAAAAAGATAACTTGAGATTTGGCCAATCTTTCCTCCAAATCCTCTGTGCTAAATTCATCAGTCCCACCAAGCTCATCAAATCCCACCTAATTACAAATTGAGTATAGCATATAAGAAACAAGAGACCGTGGGTTTCAAAAGGACATCCATCATTATAAAGATTAACCAGCAAAGTCATGTATCATACCACATAATCCTCCACTTTTGCATTCTTTATGAGAGCAAGAGTAGGGAGAACAACGATCTTAAGCTTTTCAGCAAGAAAAGGGCTTTTCTCCGCTTGGATTTTCACAAAGCGGGTCTCTATATGTTGCtttgccaaaatactcatgTGTTTGTCCATCACCTGCAAATCACCAGTGATCAAATATCATTCCTTCTAGAGTTCAGCACAACACCCCCTACTCAGAGGGTTGAATCCTTCCCTTCCACAACATATGTTCTAATACCATGGTCAAAAATATCGAAATCCCGAACAGAAATATGACTTGGGAATTCAATCAACAAAAGTAAACCCATCACTCTTCAAAATTCAAACAGCTGCTTTAAGTATCTTAATTCCCCCAAGCAGTGTCGACATCACCTTCATCTCACCATAGAGATAGCAGCTACATCATCTATTCATAAAGATAATTCCGTCCCATCTTTAGTTCCCATGGACTAGTGAAAGCAAAAAATCTTCTTTATGCTGACCACATTTGCAGAACCTATTGTAAGCACATACTAATCCACCTAATACAAAGAAAACGCGAAACATGGTAAGATTGGTAAGCTCATTTTTTTACAAAGAACTGGGGCAAAGTTCCGTAACTTTGTCGAACGCTAAAATCAGCCCACGAACTTAAACAACCACACAGTAGCATTTGCCAAATTGCAATACCGTCATAATATCTCTTCTAGCTTTACTCGTGGTATGAATTACAAATACTGAATCTTGAGCTGAatatcaacacgaaattccaaCATTTCAAAGCAATGGCAATCCAAGGCActcacgatttcacctacccaATCCCCCAAAGACACCTCAAAATcgacaaaaacccaaaaaaaaaaaaaatgggaacaTTCAAAATCGTCATCAATTCCAGAACTAGGGAGGCGCGGACTCACCTTGCAGGGCCAATTCTCGCGGTAGAAGTGGCAGACGACGCGGTCGCTGGCCTTGACGATGGAGAAGAAGTCCTTCTCTGCGGGGATCTCGGAGTAGTCGCCGTGGCCGAGGGAGATCCAGCGGCTCCGCTTCTCGGCCATCCGCTTCATCTGCGCCAGCCGCCGCTCCCGCAGCGCCTCCAGGTCGTCGTCGTCGAGGCGGTCGAGGGCCGCGATCTGCTCGTCGATCTTGTCCTCCACGGCCTTCGCCACCGTCAGCACTTGCTTCTCGATGatctgaagagagagagaaaaaggccaAAATTAGGCGAAATCTCGgagacccatgaaagatcgaagGGGGAGGGGTTTGAATTCGGAAGAAGGGGGATCGATGATGCGATGCGGGAGTGACCTCTTGAACTATGGGGTTCGCCATTGGAGATCGGGCGGTCTGAGGAAGCAACTGGAAATGGCGATTTGGCGATGCGCaggtaaagagagagagagagtgtgtgtttTCAAATTATGCCAATATCTTAAATGGtaggggagggagagatggagagaggggGAGCGACGGTGTCGTTTTGAGGGCCCATGGGCTTTGCTGATGAATTGGAAGCCCATTTTTATATGGGCCTCTCCCGACTCATCCAAAGTGAGATCGTTGTTAGGTAGGGGTGATTACGACACGATGACAATTCTAtttcggagaacaatttttgatgagaaattattttttttgtttttattcccaagaacaatttcagAGTATAAGAACACACTtgataagtataaaaaaaatttattcccaaGATAGAAATGGGTTTagtaaaattatataattttgttgtttttttttttaatttttatatttttttatttttttctttttttcttttttctttttttcttttcttcttttttttttttttttttttcttttcttctttttttctttttcttttccttcttcctccttggtgGCCAGTCATCAGCCACGACGGCAACCAGCAACTGACTAGGCGAGGTCCGACAAGCTCACCGAAGTCTCGCCAATGGCCTCTGTGACATCTcgatttttccaattctattttcaataaattgaaacgggcatttcgttggcacgcatatagttcttttccttaagtcggccactcatgtgaaagctagtctatcgggtgaagtcattaagaaattataatgcatcggactcgagaatttggcTAGGAAGTGACCTCAACCGAGCTAtctctgcaagggtcattacggcacaaataaaaatcgattagagaccaggagataggtcgactcgacggaggcatgtgatcgagtgtgggtgattccactggATCGCATAATCCTTGTCGATCGACTTTGGGCGACTTTTCTacatcgattgggtaccctatgtatttgaaaccttgagattaccccagGCAAtcaaaagtcgccaatgtttcaaagatgtacattgtggcttgagatgatcaaccacggaGTCggatgcatgaaaatttctaaaggctactcggtaggttggCCAGCGCTAGTATCGTCAAAAGTGAAATTGCTTAGTGAAAGTGAGATCGAATTCGGTGGAATGCGggtatgtcacaaatcattttaggaatattgactaatcttcggaagatttttttcatgcaagccagagtttttcggcaaaataatcaaggtatggctattttggctcgagaaattagtaggccgcctttggtcttgcttttgggacttaagttggttctatagacaagtgaagatgtgaattgaagtgtggtgacattgaattaattttatgggctttaatttaattcaattagaagagaatcagtgaaattgaagaagttatTGTACAAAGAATTGGACCCGGCGGAAAGTGCAagtgaacccattggaataaggttgtgggagattgtggagtatgacatcatcaagtgatgtcatggtgggccatttgttgaattaaagaaaaggaaaaaagaaagaaaagggcccctccttctctctcattcctctctcccttccgttggtttctcctctatcttctttgtgcgaaagaccagaaaattggcagaggaagaagccgaagcagTCCCTCGCCGTCCGCTtccttcgccgctcgtcgcTCGCCGCCGGTGCCGCCGTTGTCGCCGCCGTTCGCGCGCGCAGCCGCGCGTCCGCTCACCgtcgccctctctcctccatctcagGTTCTTGCTCGAAGACCCCTCAAATCGAGCTTGTCAAGAAGGCTGCAGCCATGGCCGTCGCTCATCGCCcgttcgccggagctcgccgtcGTCTGCCGTCCGCCGCGCTTGGTCGACGCCCAACCGTCTCCGTGGCCTCTGCTCGTGCGTCCGGGGTTGTTCGA
This Eucalyptus grandis isolate ANBG69807.140 chromosome 7, ASM1654582v1, whole genome shotgun sequence DNA region includes the following protein-coding sequences:
- the LOC104453121 gene encoding thioredoxin domain-containing protein 9 homolog, with product MANPIVQEIIEKQVLTVAKAVEDKIDEQIAALDRLDDDDLEALRERRLAQMKRMAEKRSRWISLGHGDYSEIPAEKDFFSIVKASDRVVCHFYRENWPCKVMDKHMSILAKQHIETRFVKIQAEKSPFLAEKLKIVVLPTLALIKNAKVEDYVVGFDELGGTDEFSTEDLEERLAKSQVIFFEGESSVNSRAGAQTRRSVRQSSNADSSDSE